The following is a genomic window from Sciurus carolinensis chromosome 3, mSciCar1.2, whole genome shotgun sequence.
GCATTGGTGGGCAGACCTCCCCAGGCAGGAGCAGGCAGCTCTGGCATCCCAGATCCAACCAGGGCTGTTTACTCACGGAGAGCCACTGCCCCTCAGCCCCCAGGGTAAGTGGTGCAACAAAatttctccttccccctctccctgGAGCCTCTCAGATGCAGGTGGCTTCCGATGGGATTTCTTGTCACCTGAAGGGATCCCACGGGCCCCTCTTCCAGCCCCCTGGATAAGCTCTCCCCCTCAGCActgccagcctcctccctgggccCGAGACCCTAGGGTGGCAGGGCTTTCAGCTGGAAGTCAGCCCACTCCTTCCAGGTCTtgaccctccctcccttccaggaGCTGGTCAGCAGGCTGCTGCACCTGTACTTCAGGGACGGCAAGACCAAAGGTGTGGGTGCCAGTGGGAGGCCTGGGGAAGAAGGGGGCCACGTGGGGTAGGGGCAGCAGGGCGGGCCCTCCTGACTCTCTCTCATCCTTTGCAGTCAGCGGGGATGCACTGCAGCTTATGGGGGAGCTTCTGAGGATCTTTGTCGTGGGTGAGCCAAGGGCCCAGTGGCCAAAGAGCAGACGAAATTCTTTTACTCTTCAGTGTAAACATAGCTTTCCCAGCTGTGTCCCTGGAAAGCTGACGGGGAGGAGCTGCAGCCTGGCTCTTCTGAGGGGTGGCCGTGGGTGGGGAACGGGGGGCCGAGGCTCCAGCCCCCGCaactttcacacacacacccccccacccccccacccccgtttCCTTGGCGTCAGAGGCAGCTGTCCGAGGGGCCCGCCAGGCCCAGGCAGAGGACGTGGCGCTTGTGGATGTGGACCAGCTGGAAAAGGTGCTTCCTCAGCTGGTACGTGGGGTACAGGCTGGCAGTCCAGTGGGTCCTGGAGGGTGCCTGGTTGGCTGGCTGAGTGTCCTTCTCCTTAACAGCTCCTGGACTTCTAGGGCTACTCATCCTCCTGAGGCCACCCCCAGGAAGCCAGTGCCCTTGCAAAGCTGGCCTGTGTCTTTTGTGGCACTAAGAGGTCTGCAGTGGAGTGACAAGTGTTAACACCTGGTTCCCAAGAGCCTCCTCCAGTGTTTGAAGAAGACGAAGGACCTAGCACTTGTTGCTCTCCCCCGTATCCTGTCCCTATGGCTCCCAGCCCAGTGAGACAGCCTCTGGGTCAGAGAGGCAGGTACAGGGAACAGGTGGACTGGCCTGCCTCCCTGTCCCAGCCATGCCAGCACCTGGGGTGTGGTGGCCACCCCAGCATCAAAGCCCACCTGCAGCCTGTTAACCACATGGCCCTCCCCTGGAGGGTGCCTCCCAGGCTATCAATTTGTTCTTACAGAGCCACACTAATAAATCAACATCTCTTCTCCCGGGCTTTGCCTCCTTGTTGCCACTGATCACTCACTCAGATTGCTTCAAAGCCTCACTCTGCGTGTCCCCTTCCATCCATTTTGGTAGAACAAAGCCACAGCCCTTAGGAAGGACAGGGTGGTCAACAAATGGCATGTGTGCACTGCCCACCAGGGGCTGAGCCAGCTACAACCAGAGCAGCCAGCTCTCCCAGAACATACTCTGCCCTTCACAGGCCACAGCAGCTGCCACCAGCAGGCAGTCACGTCCAGGAGCACTGCCATGTGCTGGCCTCAGGCTCTCCCTGGGCCTACTGACTGTGGGCAGTACCAGGATGACAGGGACCCAGAGACCAGATGCTTCCAGGTCTTGAACCTGCTTCAAGGCCATGCTGAAATGAAAAAGGgcctcccccatccctgcccaGACATT
Proteins encoded in this region:
- the Cenpx gene encoding centromere protein X isoform X3: MEGSCAGFRKELVSRLLHLYFRDGKTKVSGDALQLMGELLRIFVVEAAVRGARQAQAEDVALVDVDQLEKVLPQLGYSSS
- the Cenpx gene encoding centromere protein X isoform X2; the protein is MEGSCAGFRKVRQRGLFLADASGQELVSRLLHLYFRDGKTKVSGDALQLMGELLRIFVVEAAVRGARQAQAEDVALVDVDQLEKVLPQLLLDF
- the Cenpx gene encoding centromere protein X isoform X1, giving the protein MEGSCAGFRKVRQRGLFLADASGQELVSRLLHLYFRDGKTKVSGDALQLMGELLRIFVVEAAVRGARQAQAEDVALVDVDQLEKVLPQLGYSSS